From Desulfovibrio inopinatus DSM 10711, the proteins below share one genomic window:
- a CDS encoding NAD(+)/NADH kinase: MSIAAILANPASGKDIRRLVAHGSVFDNQEKVRMVRRLILGLERSGVTKILYMPDSYAIIPRALNSISPSIPIEAVEMPIRSNQTDTTTAAGIMETLGAKCLIVLGGDGTSRAACKGTVAVPILPLSTGTNNVFPFMGEATIAGLAAGLVASGRLPREACCVHSCMFDILLNDAVVDIALVDAAVYDDVFLASRAVWHMEKVPQLFLTRCSASSIGLSAIGGQIRSILPEEPRGLALTLGPNASMKVTAAIAPGMFTEVPLVDVSEMAPGEIFPIHVNPGIIAVDGEREVEIPRGSRASIRLSTAGPMVVDVQKTMALARQEGLFCQPS; this comes from the coding sequence GTGAGTATCGCAGCTATCTTAGCCAACCCCGCTTCCGGCAAGGACATTCGTCGTCTGGTGGCCCACGGCAGTGTCTTTGATAATCAAGAAAAAGTGCGCATGGTTCGACGGTTAATCCTCGGCCTGGAGCGCTCCGGTGTGACCAAAATTCTCTACATGCCGGATTCCTACGCCATTATTCCTCGTGCCCTGAACTCCATTTCTCCATCCATCCCCATTGAGGCGGTGGAGATGCCCATTCGAAGCAACCAGACCGACACAACCACAGCCGCAGGCATCATGGAAACGCTTGGGGCGAAGTGTCTGATTGTCCTCGGAGGAGACGGGACCAGCCGGGCTGCCTGCAAAGGAACCGTTGCGGTTCCCATTCTTCCCCTCTCCACAGGGACCAACAATGTCTTTCCCTTTATGGGCGAAGCCACCATTGCAGGCCTTGCGGCTGGCCTGGTGGCAAGCGGCCGTCTCCCGCGAGAAGCCTGTTGCGTCCATTCCTGTATGTTTGATATTTTGCTCAACGATGCCGTTGTAGACATCGCATTGGTCGATGCGGCGGTCTACGATGATGTGTTTCTCGCATCTCGCGCAGTATGGCATATGGAGAAAGTACCGCAACTCTTCCTCACGCGGTGCAGCGCTTCGTCTATCGGACTCTCAGCTATCGGCGGTCAAATTCGGAGTATCCTTCCCGAAGAACCACGCGGGCTCGCCCTGACCTTGGGACCAAACGCCTCCATGAAGGTGACGGCGGCAATTGCCCCAGGCATGTTCACCGAGGTTCCTCTTGTCGATGTGTCGGAAATGGCTCCCGGTGAGATATTCCCCATTCACGTCAATCCAGGGATTATTGCTGTGGACGGTGAACGTGAAGTGGAAATCCCTCGTGGTTCCCGTGCGAGCATTCGACTGAGTACCGCCGGCCCGATGGTCGTTGACGTACAGAAAACCATGGCACTGGCCAGACAGGAAGGCCTGTTCTGTCAACCATCCTAA
- a CDS encoding alpha-ketoacid dehydrogenase subunit beta, whose protein sequence is MSEKTYLQALNEALRQEMESDEKVFILGEDVGQFGGCFGVTQGLFAEFGEERVMDTPITESTIVGAAAGAAACGLRPVAELMFVDFIGVAFDQLFNQAAKMRFMFGGKATVPMTLRMPQGAGIGAAAQHSQSLESWFMNIPGLKVVIPSTPHDAKGLLISAIRDDNPVVFLEHKLLYGATGEVPDESYSIELGKADVKREGSDVTIVAYSQMLYSALEAAEQLKADGINAEVVDPRCLLPLDKDTIIDSVKKTHKLVVAHEAVTFAGAGAEIAAIIADEAIEYIDAPIKRVGAPFCPVPFSPPLEQFYIPGAGQIIEAVKSIC, encoded by the coding sequence ATGTCCGAAAAAACATATCTTCAGGCGCTCAATGAAGCATTGAGGCAGGAAATGGAAAGCGACGAGAAGGTGTTCATTCTCGGCGAGGACGTCGGTCAGTTCGGTGGTTGCTTCGGTGTTACCCAGGGACTTTTCGCCGAATTCGGTGAAGAGCGCGTCATGGATACACCCATCACGGAAAGCACCATCGTCGGTGCCGCGGCCGGTGCTGCCGCGTGTGGCCTGCGCCCCGTGGCCGAACTGATGTTCGTCGACTTCATCGGTGTTGCTTTTGACCAGCTGTTCAACCAAGCGGCCAAAATGCGCTTTATGTTCGGCGGAAAAGCCACCGTGCCGATGACGTTACGTATGCCGCAAGGTGCCGGCATCGGTGCTGCCGCGCAGCACTCCCAGAGCCTGGAATCCTGGTTCATGAACATCCCCGGCCTCAAAGTGGTTATCCCTTCCACCCCCCATGACGCCAAGGGCCTGTTGATCAGCGCTATCCGCGATGACAACCCAGTTGTCTTCCTGGAACACAAACTTCTGTATGGCGCCACCGGCGAAGTACCGGATGAAAGCTACAGCATCGAACTCGGCAAAGCCGACGTCAAACGCGAAGGCTCCGACGTCACCATCGTTGCCTACTCGCAGATGCTTTACTCGGCCCTGGAAGCTGCGGAACAGCTCAAAGCCGACGGCATCAACGCTGAAGTTGTCGACCCGCGCTGCCTCCTGCCGCTCGACAAAGACACGATCATCGACTCTGTCAAAAAGACCCATAAGCTCGTCGTCGCGCATGAAGCCGTCACGTTTGCTGGCGCCGGCGCTGAAATTGCCGCCATCATCGCAGACGAAGCCATTGAATACATCGACGCGCCCATCAAGCGGGTTGGCGCGCCGTTCTGCCCCGTTCCGTTCTCGCCACCGCTGGAACAGTTCTACATTCCCGGCGCGGGCCAAATCATCGAAGCGGTCAAGAGCATTTGCTAA
- a CDS encoding thiamine pyrophosphate-dependent dehydrogenase E1 component subunit alpha, whose product MNLSKKSLMHMYETMIRIRLFELKLQEFFAAGEIPGFVHLYLGEEAVATGACTALTDSDKITSTHRGHGHLLAKGGDLKLMMAEIFGRQTGYCKGKGGSMHIADMDLGILGANGIVGGGGPLSVGAALAAKYQKTDDVAMCFFGDGASNQGTTQEALNMASAWKLPLVFVNENNGYGISCPQCKSMAVVDIADRAAAYDMPGVVVDGNDVLAVHEAVVEAVKRARKGEGPSLIECKTYRWRGHFEGDACTYRCVEELEEWKGKDPIPRFEAKLIESNTLTKAEAEETWKRIEKDVDEAVEFAKSSPMPSTSALMDDVYA is encoded by the coding sequence ATGAATCTCAGCAAGAAGTCATTGATGCACATGTATGAAACGATGATCAGGATTCGCCTGTTCGAGCTGAAGTTACAAGAATTCTTCGCAGCAGGCGAGATTCCGGGCTTCGTACACCTTTACCTCGGTGAAGAAGCTGTGGCGACCGGAGCCTGTACCGCGCTCACCGACAGCGACAAGATCACCAGTACCCACCGCGGCCACGGTCACCTGCTCGCCAAAGGCGGCGACCTGAAGCTCATGATGGCGGAAATTTTCGGCAGACAGACCGGCTACTGCAAAGGCAAAGGCGGTTCCATGCACATCGCCGATATGGACCTCGGTATCCTTGGCGCCAACGGTATCGTTGGCGGTGGCGGCCCGTTGTCCGTCGGTGCTGCGCTCGCCGCGAAGTACCAGAAGACCGACGACGTTGCCATGTGCTTCTTCGGCGACGGTGCTTCCAACCAGGGCACCACACAGGAAGCCTTGAACATGGCCAGCGCCTGGAAACTCCCCTTGGTTTTTGTCAATGAAAACAACGGTTACGGCATATCCTGCCCGCAGTGCAAGTCCATGGCTGTCGTTGACATCGCCGATCGCGCCGCTGCGTACGACATGCCCGGTGTTGTGGTTGATGGCAACGACGTTCTCGCTGTTCATGAAGCCGTCGTCGAGGCCGTCAAACGCGCCCGCAAGGGAGAAGGCCCCTCCCTCATCGAATGCAAGACGTATCGTTGGCGTGGACACTTCGAAGGCGATGCCTGCACCTACCGTTGCGTCGAAGAACTCGAAGAATGGAAGGGCAAAGATCCCATTCCCCGCTTCGAAGCCAAGCTCATTGAAAGCAATACTTTGACCAAGGCAGAAGCTGAAGAAACATGGAAGCGCATTGAAAAGGATGTCGATGAGGCTGTGGAATTCGCCAAATCGAGCCCCATGCCCTCGACCAGCGCCTTGATGGACGACGTATACGCTTAG
- a CDS encoding dihydrolipoamide acetyltransferase family protein yields MAQQVIMPKWGLTMKEGKVARWLKAEGDPVKAGEALFEVETDKITNSVEAPADGVLFQIIVPEGEVAKVQAVLGVIAEAGETLEKVAGGAAPEASAAASADAPAASAAPAAASSGEFVKAMPAARKLAKELGVDLSTVTGTGRDGAITSKDVQDSADSAFAGINASPKAIEFARKKGVDLSLIEGTGEGGRITKADILRAMNPATDTPAAAAPAAEKDTIVPMEGVRKLIADNMQASLNSAAQLSVFVELDVTEMVRLRSTLLARNKRNADYRLSYNDIISYATCRALKRHPIVNSTLQDDGIHLHKHVNLGIAVALPNGLIVPNVKKADTFTLEELKTEIRDVAGRARSGGLSMDELGGGTFTISNVSMLGVDGFTPILNPPQTGILGVGRIVEKPAVKDGEICIRSMMTLSLTFNHMTTDGAPAMSFLRELGDMLENPGLMIV; encoded by the coding sequence ATGGCTCAACAAGTGATCATGCCCAAATGGGGCTTGACCATGAAAGAAGGAAAGGTCGCACGTTGGCTGAAAGCCGAAGGCGACCCGGTCAAAGCAGGCGAAGCGTTGTTCGAAGTGGAGACCGATAAAATCACCAATTCGGTCGAAGCACCCGCCGACGGCGTCCTGTTTCAGATCATTGTTCCCGAAGGGGAAGTTGCTAAAGTACAGGCCGTTCTCGGCGTCATTGCCGAAGCGGGTGAAACACTTGAAAAAGTCGCTGGTGGAGCTGCCCCTGAAGCAAGTGCAGCGGCTTCCGCTGACGCACCGGCTGCAAGTGCTGCTCCTGCAGCTGCTTCCAGTGGCGAATTTGTCAAAGCAATGCCTGCAGCACGCAAGCTGGCCAAAGAGTTGGGCGTTGACTTGTCGACGGTTACCGGAACCGGACGTGACGGCGCTATTACGTCGAAAGATGTTCAAGACTCCGCTGATTCTGCTTTTGCCGGTATTAACGCGAGCCCCAAAGCAATTGAATTCGCTCGCAAGAAAGGCGTCGACCTCAGCCTTATCGAAGGCACAGGTGAAGGTGGACGCATCACCAAGGCCGATATTCTTCGCGCCATGAACCCTGCCACCGACACTCCCGCCGCAGCAGCCCCCGCCGCCGAAAAAGACACCATCGTCCCGATGGAAGGTGTCCGCAAGCTGATTGCAGACAACATGCAGGCCAGTCTGAACAGCGCTGCCCAGCTTTCTGTCTTCGTTGAACTCGACGTAACGGAAATGGTCCGCCTGCGCTCGACGCTCCTGGCGCGCAACAAGCGTAACGCCGATTATCGGCTTTCGTACAATGACATTATTTCTTACGCGACGTGCCGTGCTCTCAAGCGGCATCCCATTGTGAATTCCACGCTCCAGGATGACGGTATTCATCTGCACAAGCATGTCAATCTCGGCATCGCCGTGGCCCTGCCCAACGGCCTCATCGTGCCGAACGTCAAGAAGGCCGATACCTTTACACTGGAAGAGCTCAAAACAGAGATCCGCGATGTCGCTGGTCGGGCGCGAAGCGGTGGTCTGAGCATGGACGAACTGGGTGGCGGAACATTTACCATCAGTAACGTCAGCATGCTCGGTGTCGACGGATTCACTCCTATCCTCAATCCTCCGCAAACCGGTATTCTGGGCGTCGGTCGCATTGTCGAAAAGCCCGCCGTCAAGGATGGCGAAATTTGTATCCGTAGCATGATGACGCTGTCGCTAACCTTCAACCACATGACCACTGATGGCGCTCCTGCCATGTCCTTCCTGCGTGAATTGGGCGATATGTTGGAAAATCCCGGACTGATGATTGTCTAG
- a CDS encoding DUF6506 family protein yields MSNALKAAFIFVAPGGDPTQHRSWVRTEGVELLAVAVSNYDQAEALARELVEKEGIAAIELCGGFGAAGTARVAAAVNVPVGVVRFDTHPGLNNASGDTLFA; encoded by the coding sequence ATGAGTAATGCCCTGAAAGCCGCGTTTATTTTTGTCGCCCCCGGCGGCGATCCTACACAACATCGGAGCTGGGTACGCACCGAAGGCGTTGAATTGCTTGCCGTGGCCGTAAGCAACTATGACCAGGCCGAAGCTCTCGCCCGTGAACTGGTGGAAAAAGAAGGTATCGCTGCCATAGAACTCTGCGGAGGATTCGGAGCGGCTGGAACGGCGCGTGTTGCTGCCGCCGTCAACGTACCAGTTGGAGTCGTCCGCTTTGATACCCACCCTGGCTTGAATAACGCCAGCGGTGACACATTGTTTGCGTAA
- a CDS encoding Lin0512 family protein, translating into MSRKRFAIELGYAADLHGEDMTKAAVRAVQDAVSRICLCGIMEICGRDQFQGVYVHADVAVPNPNAVDRDAVLACIPIGEKSLTLVSGGLCVPGIEVPCFAPGVSNIIAACAALTVSLEMDNVDQGPKISEQQDCVCAVKAE; encoded by the coding sequence ATGTCTCGAAAACGGTTTGCCATAGAACTCGGCTATGCCGCCGATCTGCACGGTGAGGATATGACCAAAGCCGCGGTGCGCGCCGTGCAGGACGCCGTTTCCCGAATTTGCCTTTGCGGAATTATGGAAATTTGCGGTCGGGACCAGTTTCAAGGCGTGTACGTTCATGCAGACGTGGCCGTTCCAAACCCGAACGCTGTAGATCGAGATGCAGTCCTGGCCTGCATCCCGATCGGTGAAAAATCGTTAACTCTGGTCTCCGGCGGCTTGTGCGTGCCGGGGATCGAGGTCCCCTGCTTCGCCCCTGGGGTGAGCAATATCATCGCAGCTTGCGCTGCTCTCACCGTCTCTCTTGAGATGGACAATGTGGATCAGGGGCCAAAAATATCGGAACAACAGGATTGCGTGTGTGCCGTCAAGGCCGAATAA